From the genome of Pontibacillus halophilus JSM 076056 = DSM 19796:
GTCAATGCTGTCTGCCCGGGGTTTGTGGATACAGATATGGGAAGAACTGCAATTCAAAGAAAGGGCGAGCGTAATGGTCGTTCTTATGAAGAAGAGAGAGCCGTCATAGAACAAAGCATCCCTTCACAGCGAATTACAACGGCTAATGAAGTAGCGCAAACAATCCTATACCTACTCACACCAGGTTCAATGAACACCATTGGTGAAAGCATTAAAATCTCAGGAGGTGCTGTGATGTGACGGCAATCTTATGAAGTTTGCTCTTGACTGTTGTTCGTAATCCTCATGGGTCGCTAACTCATCGCAAAGTTTGAATAAGGCGTTGTCTTTTTGTTTGGCCTCCAACATGCAATGTATGACGTCCGCTGTACCTGCTGTATGTTTGGTGAATTCGTCTACCATGCTTAGATCTACGAAATCTGCATGGCTCCTATATTCTTCCTGGCTCTTAGGACTAGATAGGTGAATTTTAATTGGTAACGGCGAGTGTGACCATGTATTTACAATGCGGTTCCAATTCTCTGTCCAAGCTATGGAACCCTCATTTGCCTTGTGATGATGAAGGTCGAACACAAGGGGGATGTTAACCTTCTCACACACATATAGAAGATCTTCCACGTTGTATAGCTTATCATCATTCTCAAGCATAATCATTTGCTGTAAGCCTCTTGGAACATGAGCCCAATTAGAGATAAATTGCTCTAACGAAGCTTCTTTGCTCTCTTTCATCCCGCCTAAGTGAAGAACACAACGATGGGTTGGGTCAATCCCCATCCCCTTTAATAAGCGATAATGGTACTGAAGCACGGTGAGGCTTGCCTTGAACTTCTTCTCTTCCTTCGTATTCAAGACAACAAAGTGATCAGGATGGAAGTCTATTCTCATTCCATGTTCTTGAGCGTACGAACCCAACTCCAATAGTTCTTCTTTGATTGGCTGGATGTAATTCCACCCCTTTAGCTCTTCATGGGTGGCTAATGGGACTAACCGGGAAGATAATCGGAAGAAATCAACTTCATTCGCACGATTATGGCGCAGTAGGCGCAAGCAATTATGAAGGTTGGACTTGGCAATGCGTTCTAGCTTATGTATGGCGGCTTCTCGATCTTCCAATTTGCTAAACTGTGCATAAGTCATCGTTTGATTCGGGGATGCATTGGATAATTCATTGCTCATTGCTACGTAACCAAATCGATACAGCGTCATGGGAGTCACTCCTAAAAAAGGCAGGTCCCCCTGCCTTTCACTTATTTGCGATGGGCGCGTTCGTCTGCAGCCTTTGCTCGTTCTTGAGCTTTCAAGTCTGCATCGTCAGCAAATTCCGTCTCATACTCTACATCAATACCCTCTTCCAGAATTTCCACATCGGGTGTCTGTGAAAGGTTACGCTTGTCTTTGCCTTTGTTACGACTTTGTCCTCTAGTCATTCTCAATCCCTCCTTCCATTACCACATCCGTAGTATGAGGAGAAAATCATCATTTTATAAAAAAAACCTTCTTCATTGAAGAAGAAGAAGGTTCATAAATTTATTCGAATTTGGCGATAAAGGCACGCATATAGTCTGGTAGATCAGGTGGACGGCGACTCGACACAAGGTGACCGTCGGTAACAACGGCTTCATCTACCCAAGTTGCACCAGCATTCATCATATCATCTTTAATACCAGGCGTACTTGTGACCGTACGTCCCTTCAGGATATTCGCTGAGATGAGTACCCATCCTGCATGGCACACTTGTCCAATTGGCTTCTCAGCAGCATCCATCTCTTTCACAATCGTCAGCACGTCATCATAACGACGCAATTTATCTGGTGACCACCCTCCAGGTACGAGAAGTGCATCGTAATCTTTAGATTGTACATCAGCTAGTGCGTAGTCGGAAGTAACTGGAACACCGTACTTACCAACATACGTTTCATTCGCCTTTTCACCCACGATATGTACTTCCGCTCCTTCTTCACGAAGGCGCATAACTGGGTACCATAGTTCAAGATCTTCAAAGTCATCACTGACAAATTGTAGAACTTTCTTACCTTGTAGTTTCATTCCCTCACCTCATTATAATTAGATTCTCTTCAAGTGTAGAGGTTGAGGCACGTTCGTGCAAATATCTTCTTCAATATTTCCTGTCATGATAAAGGACACCCACTGTATGGATGCCCTTTACTTGTTATTTATAAATCGTTACTTGAACAGTCTTGCGCCCCCAGTTCAAGGCATCTGAACGATTTGGGATAAAGACGTCAATTTTGTTACCTTTAATTGCACCGCCTGTATCACCAGCAATCGCTTCCCCGTACCCTTCCACGTAAACTTTAGAACCAAGTGGAATGACGGAAGGATCTACCGCAATAACTTTTTGGTTTGGATTTGATTTCAGGTTAATCCCTGTCGCTGTAATACCAGAGCACCCGTTACAGTATGCAGTATAAGCAGTTGAACTAACTGTAATGGTTTGTTGGGCTGACTGCTGGTTATTTGATGGGCTTGTTGTTGTAGTAGTCTTCGTTGAAGTTGAAGTTGAAGCCGACGTTTTTGATACGCTTTGTTGAGTTGTAGATGCAGCTACACTCGGTGTTGAGCTCTTACCTGATACCGAAAGAAGCTGGCCAGGATAAATAAGGTCAGATGTCAGACCGTTCCAAGCCTTCAAGTTGCCAACGCTTGTTCCATAGTTCTTACTAATTCCCCATAACGTATCTCCTGATTTCACGGTATGGTTATTTGAGGTGCTCTCTGCTGCATGCGATACTTGTGTTTCTTTATTCTCAGCTGAAACGGTAAGTGTTTGTTTAGGATATATAAGATCTGAGTTTAGATGATTGAGTTGTTTTAATTCAGAAACGGTTAAACCATATTCTTTGGATATCCCCCATAGCGTATCTCCCTTATGTACGACAACTTCCTCTGCAGATGCTGACGTCACTCCAGTAGCCATTGACAACCCTGCGACCGCCGCTAAAGAAACAAGAACTTTTTTCATATGGTCACCTAACTTTCTGTAAATTTCTGTTTGTTTTACTGTAGTTAGAATAACATGGAAATTAAGATAACAAAGAACAGAACAGAGACAATTTGTTTTCAACTATAACAGGATTATGACACTACCATTACATCCGACCTAGTTCGACATACTTTTCACTAGGTCATAAGTCTGTTTATGAAGCATTCTAATCTACTCCTGCCCATTAAAA
Proteins encoded in this window:
- a CDS encoding type 1 glutamine amidotransferase domain-containing protein yields the protein MKLQGKKVLQFVSDDFEDLELWYPVMRLREEGAEVHIVGEKANETYVGKYGVPVTSDYALADVQSKDYDALLVPGGWSPDKLRRYDDVLTIVKEMDAAEKPIGQVCHAGWVLISANILKGRTVTSTPGIKDDMMNAGATWVDEAVVTDGHLVSSRRPPDLPDYMRAFIAKFE
- the uvsE gene encoding UV DNA damage repair endonuclease UvsE encodes the protein MTLYRFGYVAMSNELSNASPNQTMTYAQFSKLEDREAAIHKLERIAKSNLHNCLRLLRHNRANEVDFFRLSSRLVPLATHEELKGWNYIQPIKEELLELGSYAQEHGMRIDFHPDHFVVLNTKEEKKFKASLTVLQYHYRLLKGMGIDPTHRCVLHLGGMKESKEASLEQFISNWAHVPRGLQQMIMLENDDKLYNVEDLLYVCEKVNIPLVFDLHHHKANEGSIAWTENWNRIVNTWSHSPLPIKIHLSSPKSQEEYRSHADFVDLSMVDEFTKHTAGTADVIHCMLEAKQKDNALFKLCDELATHEDYEQQSRANFIRLPSHHSTS
- a CDS encoding LysM peptidoglycan-binding and 3D domain-containing protein produces the protein MKKVLVSLAAVAGLSMATGVTSASAEEVVVHKGDTLWGISKEYGLTVSELKQLNHLNSDLIYPKQTLTVSAENKETQVSHAAESTSNNHTVKSGDTLWGISKNYGTSVGNLKAWNGLTSDLIYPGQLLSVSGKSSTPSVAASTTQQSVSKTSASTSTSTKTTTTTSPSNNQQSAQQTITVSSTAYTAYCNGCSGITATGINLKSNPNQKVIAVDPSVIPLGSKVYVEGYGEAIAGDTGGAIKGNKIDVFIPNRSDALNWGRKTVQVTIYK
- a CDS encoding YfhD family protein, giving the protein MTRGQSRNKGKDKRNLSQTPDVEILEEGIDVEYETEFADDADLKAQERAKAADERAHRK